The proteins below come from a single Corylus avellana chromosome ca3, CavTom2PMs-1.0 genomic window:
- the LOC132173549 gene encoding pentatricopeptide repeat-containing protein At1g74900, mitochondrial, protein MTSPKMLFHLLSRRTPPAFSFHYQVYPPNPHYFLQFHRLTTAPPTPPPRDAALAKLILSSDPQTLTQTLQDPTIQWTSDLVNRTLKRLSNHGPKALHFFKTVDRHHSLSSSDSFDLAIDIAARMRDYKAVWALMARMRARRIGPGPKTFAIVAERYVAAGKPDRAVKVFLSMQEHGCVQDLNSFNTILDVLCKSKRVEMAYNLFKALKSRFKADCVSYNIIANGWCLIKRTPMALEVLKEMVERGLEPSLTTYNTMLKGYFRAGQIKEAWEFFLQMKRRKCGIDVVTYTTLVHGFGCAGEIERARRIFDEMVKEGVLPSVATYNALIQVLCKKDSVENAILVFEEMLRKGYAPNSTTYNVIIRGLCHAGEMDRALTFVERMKDGDECEPNVQTYTIVIRYFCDAGEIEKGLDVFEKMGSGNCLPNLDTYNILISAMFVRKKSDDLLVAGRLLVEMVDRGFLPRKLTFNRVLDGLLLTGNQSFAKEILRLQTRCARLPRQFKL, encoded by the coding sequence ATGACATCCCCCAAAATGTTGTTCCACCTGCTTTCCCGGAGAACTCCTCCAGCATTCTCCTTCCACTATCAAGTTTACCCTCCAAATCCCCATTACTTCCTCCAATTCCACCGCCTCACAACCGCACCACCAACACCGCCGCCGCGAGATGCCGCCTTAGCGAAGCTCATCCTCAGCTCCGACCCACAAACCTTAACCCAAACCTTACAAGACCCGACCATTCAATGGACCTCAGACCTCGTCAACAGGACCCTCAAGCGCCTCTCCAACCACGGACCCAAAGCTCTCCACTTCTTCAAAACCGTCGACCGCCACCACTCCCTCTCCTCCTCCGACTCCTTCGACCTCGCCATCGACATCGCGGCCCGCATGCGCGACTACAAGGCCGTTTGGGCCCTCATGGCCCGAATGCGCGCACGCCGCATCGGCCCAGGCCCAAAAACGTTCGCCATCGTCGCCGAGAGGTACGTCGCCGCTGGAAAACCCGATAGAGCTGTCAAGGTGTTCTTATCTATGCAGGAACACGGTTGTGTTCAGGATTTGAATTCGTTCAATACGATTCTTGATGTTCTTTGTAAGTCGAAACGCGTCGAAATGGCTTATAATTTGTTTAAGGCTCTAAAGAGTAGGTTTAAGGCTGATTGTGTTAGTTATAACATTATTGCAAATGGGTGGTGTTTGATTAAGCGCACGCCCATGGCATTGGAGGTGTTGAAGGAGATGGTGGAGAGGGGATTAGAGCCGAGTTTAacgacctataatacaatgcttAAAGGGTATTTTAGAGCTGGTCAGATCAAGGAAGCTTGGGAGTTTTTTTTGCAAATGAAGAGGAGGAAATGTGGGATTGATGTTGTTACTTATACTACCTTGGTTCATGGGTTTGGTTGCGCGggtgagattgagagagctagAAGGATTTttgatgagatggtcaaagagGGCGTGCTTCCTTCGGTCGCTACGTACAATGCTCTGATTCAGGTTTTGTGTAAGAAGGATAGCGTGGAGAATGCCATATTGGTCTTTGAGGAGATGTTGAGGAAAGGGTATGCCCCTAATTCGACAACTTATAATGTGATTATTAGAGGATTGTGTCATGCCGGTGAAATGGACAGGGCTTTGACGTTTGTGGAAAGAATGAAGGATGGGGATGAGTGTGAGCCGAATGTTCAGACGTACACTATTGTGATCCGTTACTTTTGTGATGCTGGAGAGATCGAAAAAGGGTTGGATGTTTTTGAGAAGATGGGTAGTGGGAATTGCTTGCCCAATTTGGATacttataatattttgataagCGCAATGTTTGTCAGGAAGAAATCGGATGATTTGTTGGTGGCCGGAAGGTTGTTGGTTGAGATGGTTGATAGAGGATTTCTGCCCCGGAAGCTTACTTTTAATCGGGTTCTAGATGGGCTTTTGCTAACGGGGAATCAAAGTTTTgcaaaagagattttgagattGCAGACTAGATGTGCCCGTCTTCCTCGTCAGTTCAAATTGTGA
- the LOC132175602 gene encoding E2F transcription factor-like E2FE, giving the protein MALPSSSARPDPSSQHHAYSRKQKSLGLLCSNFLSLYDKGDVRSIGLDDAALRLGVERRRIYDIVNVLESVGVLARKAKNQYTWKGFGAIPAALKELKDEGMSENCSTFDGNDYAKVSDDEEDDERFSNPSTGSQNDKSNPSTGVKAVTKENRREKSLALLTQNFVKLFLCSNAEMISLDDAAKLLLGDGHNSSIMRTKVRRLYDIANVLSSMKLIEKTHTIDTRKPAFRWLGFRGRSDIGSGSNDSRKRMFGSDLTNVSFKRNKVDENLNGDLKVQKQMKCDTSADEVDRKNLEHDSKQSSKSYQFGPFAPSSVPKIGAPQDNSVARVQDWEQLASTYRPQYENQALKDLFSHYVEAWKSWYSEFAGKKSLQIS; this is encoded by the exons ATGGCTTTGCCTTCGTCTTCCGCTCGACCCGATCCCTCGTCGCAGCACCACGCCTATAGCCGAAAGCAGAAATCCCTCGGCCTCTTGTGCTCCAA TTTCTTGAGCTTGTACGATAAAGGTGACGTTCGATCGATCGGGCTCGATGATGCCGCTTTGCGATTAG GGGTTGAGAGGCGAAGAATCTACGATATTGTAAATGTCTTGGAGAGTGTTGGG GTTCTCGCAAGGAAGGCGAAGAACCAATATACCTGGAAAGGGTTTGGTGCAATCCCTGCGGCTTTAAAGGAGCTCAAG GACGAGGGTATGAGTGAGAATTGCAGTACCTTTGACGGCAACGACTATGCAAAA GTttctgatgatgaagaagatgatgaaaggTTTTCCAATCCCAGTACTGGAAGTCAGAATGATAAGTCAAATCCCAGTACTGGTGTTAAAGCCGTGACAAAAg AAAATCGGAGGGAAAAGTCTCTGGCACTTCTTACACAGAATTTTGTCAAGCTCTTTCTCTGTTCTAAT GCAGAAATGATCTCTCTTGATGATGCTGCAAAGCTATTGCTTGGGGATGGCCACAATTCTTCGATAATGAGAA CAAAAGTAAGGCGACTATATGATATTGCAAATGTATTGTCTTCAATGAAACTAATTGAGAAG ACACATACAATTGACACCAGGAAGCCTGCATTCAGGTGGTTAGGGTTCAGAGGGAGATCTGACATTGGGTCTGGTTCAAATGATTCTAGGAAGAGAATGTTTGGAAGTGATCTCACAAACGTCAGTTTTAAGAGGAATAAAGTTGATGAAAATCTAAATGGGGATCTGAAAGTACAAAAGCAAATGAAATGTGACACTTCGGCAGATGAGGTTGATAGAAAGAATTTAGAACATGACTCAAAACAGAGTTCAAAGAGCTACCAATTTGGTCCTTTTGCTCCATCCAGCGTACCCAAAATTGGAGCCCCCCAGGATAACAGTGTTGCGCGAGTTCAAGACTGGGAGCAGCTTGCCTCTACTTATCGTCCTCAATATGAAAACCAAG CTTTGAAAGACCTCTTCTCTCATTACGTGGAAGCATGGAAATCATGGTACTCTGAATTTGCTGGGAAGAAGTCATTACAAATTTCCTAA
- the LOC132175528 gene encoding uncharacterized protein LOC132175528: MGSTEERVVAVIMVGGPTKGTRFRPLSLNIPKPLFPLAGQPMVHHPIWACKTIPNLVQIYLVGFYEEREFALYVSSISNELKVPVRYLKEDKPHGSAGGLYNFRDLIMEDNPSHIFLLNCDVCCSFPLPEMLEAHRRYGGMGTILVIKVSAESANQFGELVADPVTNELLHYTEKPETFVSDRINCGVYIFTPDIFTAIQGVSTQLKDRANLRRVSSFEALQSATRSPPTDFVRLDQDILSPLAGKKQLYTYETLDFWEQIKTPGMSLKCSALYLAQFRFTSPHLLASGDGTKSAAITGDVFVHPSAKLHPTAKIGPNVSISANARIGAGVRLISCIILDDVEIKENAVVIHAIVGWKSSIGRWSRVQASGDCNAKLGVTILGEAVTVEDEVVVINSIVLPNKTLNVSVQEEIIL; this comes from the exons ATGGGGAGCACAGAGGAGAGAGTCGTTGCTGTGATCATGGTCGGTGGACCTACTAAAG GTACTAGATTCCGACCACTCTCATTGAACATTCCAAAGCCGCTTTTTCCTTTAGCTGGACAGCCAATGGTTCATCATCCAATTTGGGCTTGTAAAACG ATTCCGAACTTAGTTCAGATCTATCTTGTTGGTTTCTATGAGGAACGAGAATTCGCATTATACGTATCCTCCATCTCTAATGAGCTCAAAGTCCCTGTTAG ATATTTGAAGGAAGACAAGCCACATGGTTCAGCTGGTGGGCTTTATAACTTCAGAGATCTGATCATGGAAGACAACCCA TCACATATTTTCTTGCTCAATTGCGATGTTTGCTGCAGCTTTCCGCTGCCAGAGATGCTTG AGGCTCACAGAAGATATGGTGGGATGGGAACGATCCTAGTAATCAAG GTTTCTGCTGAGTCAGCAAACCAGTTTGGAGAATTGGTAGCTGATCCAGTCACCAATGAACTGTTGCATTACACAGAGAAACCTGAAACTTTT GTAAGTGACCGAATAAATTGTGGCGTATACATCTTTACCCCAGATATCTTTACTGCCATCCAGGGGGTTTCCACTCAGCTCAAAGACAGAG CTAATCTGAGACGTGTATCCAGCTTTGAAGCCCTCCAGTCAGCAACAAG GAGTCCGCCAACAGATTTTGTAAGACTGGATCAAGATATTCTATCACCTCTTGCAGGGAAGAAGCAGTTATATACATATGAGACCTTGGACTTCTGGGAACAGATCAAAACTCCTGG GATGTCCTTGAAATGTTCTGCTTTGTATCTTGCACAATTTCGGTTCACCTCCCCCCATCTTTTGGCAAGTGGAGATGGTACAAAGAGTGCTGCCATTACTGGTGATGTTTTTGTCCATCCGTCAGCAAAACTACATCCAACTGCTAAG ATTGGTcccaatgtctcaatatctgcAAATGCCCGTATAGGAGCTGGTGTAAGGCTCATCAGTTGTATCATCCTCGATGATGTTGAAATTAAG GAAAATGCTGTCGTTATTCATGCAATTGTTGGGTGGAAGTCGTCTATTGGGAGATGGTCCCGGGTCCAG GCTAGTGGAGATTGCAATGCAAAACTTGGGGTTACAATACTTG GTGAAGCTGTGACTGTTGAAGATGAAGTAGTGGTGATTAACAGCATTGTTCTACCAAATAAGACTCTCAATGTTAGTGTTCAAGAGGAAATAATTCTATGA